A genomic segment from Bubalus bubalis isolate 160015118507 breed Murrah chromosome 5, NDDB_SH_1, whole genome shotgun sequence encodes:
- the LOC102393449 gene encoding pregnancy-associated glycoprotein 1, with product MLRTQTSLSTWSQERSMKWLVLLGLVAFSECIVKIPLRRVKTMRKTLSGKNMLKNFLKEHPYRLSQISFRGSTLTINPLRNIMDLVYVGNITIGTPPQEFQVVFDTGSSDLWVPSLFCTMPACSAPVWFRQLQSSTFRPTNKTVTITYGSGSMKGFLAYDTVRIGDLVSTDQPFGLSVAEYGLEGRNYDGVLGLNYPNISFSGAIPIFDNLKNQGAISEPVFAFYLSKNKQEGSVVMFGGVDHHYYKGELNWVPLIEAGDWRVHIDRISMKRTVIACSDGCEALVHTGTSHIEGPGRLVNNIHRLIRTRPFGSKHYVSCFATKYLPSISFTINGIKYPMTARAYILKNSRGRCYSTFKENTMRTSRETWILGDAFLRRYFSVFDRGNDRIGLARAV from the exons ATGCTAAGAACCCAAACTTCCCTGAGTACCTGGAGCCAGGAAAGAAGCATGAAGTGGCTTGTGCTCCTCGGACTGGTGGCCTTCTCAGAGTGCATAGTCAA AATACCTCTAAGGCGAGTGAAGACCATGAGAAAAACCCTCAGTGGAAAAAACATGCTGAAGAATTTCTTGAAGGAGCATCCTTACAGACTGTCCCAGATTTCTTTTCGTGGCTCAACTCTAACTATTAACCCGCTGAGGAACATCATGGAT TTGGTCTACGTGGGTAACATCACCATTGGAACACCCCCTCAGGAATTCCAGGTTGTCTTTGACACAGGGTCATCTGACTTGTGGGTGCCCTCCCTCTTTTGTACCATGCCAGCATGTT CTGCACCGGTTTGGTTCAGACAACTTCAGTCTTCCACCTTCCGGCCTACCAATAAGACCGTCACCATCACCTATGGATCTGGGAGCATGAAGGGATTTCTTGCTTATGACACAGTTCGG ATTGGGGACCTTGTTAGTACTGATCAGCCGTTCGGTCTAAGCGTGGCAGAATACGGGTTGGAGGGCAGAAATTATGATGGTGTCTTGGGCTTGAACTACCCCAACATATCCTTCTCTGGAGCCATCCCCATCTTTGACAACCTGAAGAATCAAGGTgccatttctgagcctgtttttgccTTTTACTTGAGCAA AAACAAGCAGGAGGGCAGTGTGGTGATGTTTGGTGGGGTGGACCACCACTACTACAAGGGAGAGCTCAACTGGGTACCATTGATTGAAGCAGGCGACTGGAGAGTACACATTGACCG catctccatgaAAAGAACGGTTATTGCTTGTTCTGATGGCTGTGAGGCCCTTGTGCACACTGGGACATCACATATCGAAGGCCCAGGAAGACTGGTCAATAACATACACAGGCTCATCCGCACCAGGCCATTTGGTTCCAAG CACTACGTTTCATGTTTTGCCACCAAATACCTGCCCTCTATTTCTTTCACCATCAACGGCATCAAGTACCCAATGACAGCTCGAGCCTACATCCTTAAG AATTCTAGAGGCCGCTGCTATTCCACCTTTAAAGAGAACACAATGAGGACATCTAGAGAGACCTGGATCCTGGGTGACGCCTTCCTGAGGCGGTATTTCTCAGTCTTTGATCGAGGAAATGACAGGATTGGCCTGGCACGGGCAGTGTAA